DNA from Prunus persica cultivar Lovell chromosome G6, Prunus_persica_NCBIv2, whole genome shotgun sequence:
GAAATGCCAAACAAAATCTGCTTTAAAGATGCTCAGGGGTCACACTGACCATGTAAAATATCTGCTCACGATGTTAAAATAGAGATAAAGTAAAAGTAATTTCAACCCcacctttctctctttctgcaACTGAGTGCAGCTAGCTTTTAACAAATTACGCCATTTGTCCTGAAAAGccaaaaagattaaaaatcaTTCTAATCCCAAATATGTTGGGagaaataacaataaaaaatgcCATGAACTACCTTAATATCAACAGCTGTGCGATGTGAACATGAAGAAAACAGTAATCTCTTCATTGCACTCCACCTTCCAACTCCACACTGAGAAACACCTTCAATTAACTTCATCACTTCAGAAGAAGTCCAAGATGTGTAATGCTTTATCTGTTTGCTATCTTTTTGAGTACTTCTCCTCAAGACACACTCATCATCAGAAATTTCCTCCCGCGATTTTGCTGGAGAATActcaatctcaagtttctcacTGGATCTTAGGAGTCTGTGGTCCTTGCAATCCTCAGAGTTCTGTGCATAAATTACCGATAAATGCATTACAAACATGGCAAATACTTTCCTGCATGTACAACACCTTGTCTAACTCaaattcaaatggacatggaTGGTCCTTGACTTTATTGTTTTAATGTATTTCATTTAGATGATAAGGCAAAATCTTGGTACAATGCAGAATGTGCAAAATGCATTGAAAGCAGCTGTTTTTACTTAGGATAACACGTCACTTtctaattttgaaaagaaaaacagaccAGGCAATCCATAATCTTGTAGtatccacacaaaaaattaaactttaTTACAAAGGTGGCACAATAAGttgattatctttttttaattcttcacTTGTCATACTTTTCATCAGCAGTTTGATTGCAGAAGGGACAAGAATCTGATAGCTCATTAGGTAATGTAAAATAAGGTAAACAGATTTACATTGGACGATCTACAAGGAACCCATTAATTATATACCAAATGACAAATTCAAATGTTCCTTACCAGAGATGAGTTATGTTCCTCTAACTGGCCCGCTTCCACTGGAAGGCCAAATGGAACTTGAATACAACCTACTTCATAAGATTTATCTTGACAAAGCAATGTTTCTTCCTGAGTCTCCTTCTGCCTATTATTTTTGTCAGATCTAACATGCAGAAAGCTGTTCTTGGACCTCTTACAAGCCACTCCACATTTTCTActataaaattttgatttagaCTCTGCTAATTCTTCAATGTATCTCCTGGGAGGCCTTCGTGATCTCTTTTGCATGGCAAATGCTCCTGCTTTGTCCCTTTCATCCGACGAGCACAGTTCAATTTCACTAACCCTAGAATTTGAGGTCTTCAAAGATTCAAGGTCAGCAAGCTTCTTCCATTTTACCTGCAGATCTCTGGACATACCTTCATCACTTAGTGATCCTTTGATTGTGCCAGTATCCTTTCCAAAGAACTCAATGCTAGACGAGAGAACAGTTTTTACTTCATTTTTTGTGGTCATTAGACCACATTCTGCGAGGTTTGAACCACTttctaaccc
Protein-coding regions in this window:
- the LOC18772343 gene encoding uncharacterized protein LOC18772343 isoform X6, which encodes MFQGTDNAVCHGRISLPTCQEYLWEAKHSDKVFKSEGGPDSCLQNAGLESHSPGVYKEYCGAEMSDLSCESTPRLGYKDNRSSLLLDHMSVQERQLVFRNMFRYETPVIDKQWPKHSISPGLQNFFGLESGSNLAECGLMTTKNEVKTVLSSSIEFFGKDTGTIKGSLSDEGMSRDLQVKWKKLADLESLKTSNSRVSEIELCSSDERDKAGAFAMQKRSRRPPRRYIEELAESKSKFYSRKCGVACKRSKNSFLHVRSDKNNRQKETQEETLLCQDKSYEVGCIQVPFGLPVEAGQLEEHNSSLNSEDCKDHRLLRSSEKLEIEYSPAKSREEISDDECVLRRSTQKDSKQIKHYTSWTSSEVMKLIEGVSQCGVGRWSAMKRLLFSSCSHRTAVDIKDKWRNLLKASCTQLQKERKIKRDISKQASDHVPESVLQRVRELAVIYPYPRRKSQQGNSSVYVFFSSLSQVVVVIWSALIIADIFKDTAIPRSNWPTTMLGVNFLHPRNLLQ